The genomic interval TGGATAGCTTGCTTCGATTGTCAATTGGTTTGGAAGATAGTCAAGATTTGATTGACGACTTAGAACAAGCTTTCAACAAATTATAAATGAAATCGGAAAGAGGAAGAAATGGAAAGAAATGAAATAAAAATTGGTCTTTTTGGATTCGGCTGTGTCGGGCAGGGCTTGTACGACATTTTACAACAGACGCCCGGTTTCAAAGCTGAAATCGTGAAGATTTGTTGCAGAAATTCCGAAAAATCAAGACCTTTGGGAAATGAGTATTTCACTTTTGATAAAAATGATTTGCTGAATAATCCTGACATCAACGTGATAGTCGAATTGATTGACGATGCCGATGCTGCAAAGGAAATCGTAGTCGGAGCGCTTAAAAATGGAAAAGCTGTTGTAAGTGCGAATAAAAAAATGATTTCGGAAAATTTCGAGGAGCTGATAAATCTGCAAAACAAACTACAGACTCCACTTTTGTATGAAGCTGCAGTTTGCGGAAGTATTCCTATTCTCAGGAATTTGGAAGAATATTATGACAATGATTTGCTCAAATCAATTCAAGGAATTGTAAACGGTACAACCAATTACATTCTGACTGAAATGATTTCGAATAAAATATCATTTAATACAGCGCTTGCGGCTGCACAAACACAAGGTTATGCTGAATCTGACCCGACAATGGATGTAGAGGGATTCGATGCAAAATATAAATTGCATATTATCATGGCTCATGCTTTTGGGCTTGTTGTTGACCCGGCGAATATCATAAATATCGGGATTACGCAAATAAACGAATTCGATATAAAATATGCTACCGAAAAAGGCTTGAAAATTAAACTCGTTGCACATGCAATTAAACTAAAAGGTAACAAAATCATAGCCTTGGTTATTCCGGAATTTGTGGACTCGAGCAATGAATTGTACCAAGTTGATGGTGTGTTCAATGGAATTGTGACCGAAAATACTTTCGTGAACAAGAACTTTTTTGTTGGCAAAGGTGCCGGCTCCTTCCCTACCGCTTCGGCAGTGCTATCTGATTTATCTGCATTGAGTTACAATTATAAGTACGAGTATAAAAAGCGTTTCCAAGCACCCGATTTTCAATATACCGATGACCATTTGATTGAAATTTATCTCAGATATAATCAAATCAATTTTAATAATAGCTTGTTTGATGAGATTATTGAAGAATATAAATCAAGACATAATAATTATGTTATCGGGAAAATCAGCATTAAAGCACTGAAACAACTCATAAATAATCACAAAAGTGAATATAGTGTAATTTTGAAGAATATCAATCCATAAACAATTTGGGGTTGGTTCAATGCAAAGATTGCTCCAACCCCATTTTTAGTAATATATTTAGCTTTGCTATTGCCTCATTGGGACTTCTAAGAGTAAAAGTTCTGAACCGCTTTCAGAGAATAATTTAACTTCTTCTAAGTTCGTAATCCCAATCGCATCGCGTTTTTTCAGCGTTTCATCAGCAATCACAGTTATGCCTTCGATATTGAAAATATACAAACCGTTTGCATTATCGTTCATTTTGTAAGTTAATTCACTATTATGAGTTAATGTCACACGATTCAACCAAGCGTTTTGATATATCCAAACACCGGGTCCTTCAGGATTTGGCGACACCATTTCTTGAAATTTATTTATTCTGTCATCCGGTGAAAATACTTTTTGCTGATAACGTGGCTCTACATCTCGCTGATTTGGGAAAATCCAAATCTGGAGCAAATTGATTTTTTCATCCTCGCTATGATTGTATTCAGAGTGCATAATTCCACTTCCGGCACTCATGACTTGCACCTCATTCTCGCGAATGACTGAGGCATTGCCCATACTATCTTTGTGGGCTAACGCACCTTTCAATGGAATTGTAATGATTTCCATATTATCGTGCGGGTGGCTGCCGAAACCTTTCGCAGGATGAACAATGTCATCGTTCAAAACTCTGAGTAAACCAAATCTAACTTTACTTGGGTCATGATAGCTTGCAAAACTGAATGAGTGTGCAGCTTCGAGCCATCCATGATTCGCAATTCCTCTATCTTCGGCTCTATGAATAATTTTTTCCATAACAAAATCCTAAATTAATAAACTTATATTCTAAGACGTATGTATAGACATATATTTTATTATAAAAAAACCGCCTCGAAAGCCGGTTTATCAAAAATTTAATTTGCGGGGTATGTCAAATCGAACGAATTGAGCAAAAACATTTGATAGCCCTGTCCGGGTTTCATCAACTCGATTGTATCTATCTCGAAATCCGGGTAATAGATGTTGCCGAGATTATCTTTTACGATGACCAAAACTCCGGCTTGTACCATGGAATTCAGTGCTGTTGGTGGTGCCATGTTGCTATATCGCAAATAACTTACCATATTCCAACCTGCATTTAAACTAATCACTTCTTGAGTCGGATTAATTACATTGCCCCAAATGTTTAGATTTGCGGCTTCGTTCATAAAGATTTGGTAGCCTTGAGTTACATCCCAATTTTCAATTAAATCAATTTCAAATTGTGGGAAGTAAATATTTCCGACATTGTCCTTCATGATTACAAGTTTATCCGAAATTGCTGACGTTATCGAAGGCAATGATGAAACATCGGATTCGACATTGGAGGAAATCATATTCCAGCCTTGCGAGAGTTGTATTACAAATTTCACGAGGTCGTCTTTAGTCTTAAATGTATAATAAGCTGACCAATCAGTTGCATTCCCACCGACAGTTGCATTGACACGCCAATAGTATGTTTTGTTAGTGTCTAAAACTCCTTCAGAGATAATCAATTCGGTCAGAAAAGCAACACTTTCGCTGAATACGATATTATCTTCAAATTCTACAAAGTCAGTTGAAATTTCAACTGTATAGCTTGTTGCCGTTGGAACAGCATTCCAGTCAGTTGTGGGGATGATTTCCACATCTGTTGCCATATCAGCTGGATAGACCAAAACAGGCACTCCTTGGGCATCGATAGTGAATTCTTGGGAGAAAATCGCACCCCAAACACCCTGACTATTGCGAGTTCGAGCATAAATCGTATGAACACCTGCTTCTAATCCGTCGAGCATGGCTTGGTCAAACATTATTGCTTGGACACCGGGCTCAACAAAACGAATAGGTTCGGCGTTACCCATACCCGGGTCACTACCAAGCCAAAATTCCCCTGCCACAACATCTGCTTCTTCAACAATAAATTCATCAATTAGGAAATTTCTACAAGTTGTTGATGTCCATACATCATTAGCGTTTTTGAAACGGAAACAAAATGAATGAAAACCTTGTTCAAGACTTGATAAATCTATTGAGTCAATAATTACAATATCAAATTCCTCATCAAACCCAAATGCTGTAGCGTTTCCTATGCCCGGGTCGTTATTGAAGTAGTATTCTGCGTCTGTAAGCATTGGTGAGACAAGTCCTGATAATTGATTAACATAAAATAAACGACAAACTGAATTACTCCAAGCTCCATCTTCATTCTTAAATCTAAAGCAAAGTCGATGAAAGCTATAGTCCATGTCTGCAAAAGGAACGGAATCAATAAGCAAAATTTGCTCTGCGCTACCAATATCAAAAGCAATTGCATTTCTAATGCCCGGATCTTCGTTTATATAATATTCGGCGTCGGTCAAAAGAGGTGATTCCGGTACAAAGAGGCTTTTAACATTAAAGATACGACAAACTGAATTACTCCAAGTGCCATCTTCATCTTTAAATCTGAAGCAAAGTCTATGAAAACCGACTTCCAAATTCGTCAAATCTACCGAATCAATAACTAAGACCGAGTCATCACCTGTAATGTTACGGACAGTGCCATTACCAACTCCCGGGTCTGTATTAAAATAATACTCATATTGGAGTAAATCTTGCGATAAAGCCGCAAGTGACAAAGTCACGAATATGCAACAATATAATATTAATCTCATATTATTGCTCCGTTATTTGTTGTTTTTGGCGTTGATTTTAAATCTCAAACTACCATCTTGACCAACTACGGAATTTAAAATTGTCATAGATGTGATTAAAGGTATTGAGGGTTCTCCCGAAAAATCCGGAATTGGATTCTCACCGCCGTAAACGCCCATATCCACTCCATCCAGCCCTGAACCAATCGCGGGGGAACCGGATTGCAAATTTAGATTATGTGTTGCAAAATTAAATGCGCCTGCTGTTTTCACCGGAAGACTTACAAACAATGGATTTTCATCAATGATGTTGTTCTCACCGGTATTAGTTCCATAGGGAATCGTGTTGTTGCCCGAAGAATATGTCAAACAATTGTTAAATGTTGAATTCTCTAATCCCCGTGGCGGCGATAGAAAAATGCAACTTGTGAAAAGAGCATTTTCAACCCCAATAAACATATCGGTACTTTTCCAAAAATCAGAAAATAAACTATTTATAAATGCCGCCGGATTACCCATATATTGAAGTTGATTCAAAAATGCACAATTCGAAAAAATCATATCTTCAGCTCCTACAAATCTATTAGCTGCGTTGCTCGCAAAGAAGACAGTTGATTCGAATATACAGTCTTTGAAATACCAATCTGTGTGTAATTTATGAATAGCTCCACCTAAAGAGTAGAAATATGTAGCATTTCTAATTCTAATTCTTAATATATACAAATCTTCAATTGATTTACCTGTTGTAGGAATACCAATAAGCAGTCTATTAATACTCAAACCTTGTATAACACTTTCGGAGCAATTGTTATCATCATCCACTTGAGAAAGTGTAAGGTCGTCTAAAGTTGCCGATCGACCTGCAAGTCCTTGGTTGTAGCCGTCACCTATGATAACTAATCGTTTAGGCAAAGAAATGTGACCATATGATGTAAGTGACCAACTTACATAAACTGTATCACCAACGTCGGAATCGTTAATGGCAGTTTGTAAATTATCGTATTGAGCAGGAACATTAGGGTTGTTACTTACAGTACGAATTGCTGCTTTAGTGGCAGTTACTACCAATAATAGCAAGAATAAAAGTATTAAAAGACGCATAACATATCTCCATAAATTTTAAAAAATATTTCAAATTCACGGATTTTGTTATAATCCTTACTTTTAAAAGAATACATATAACAAAATTAGAAAAAATATCTCAAATTTGCAAATTAATAAAATTTAATAAATCATACATGACCAATTTTTCATTGAAAGTTCATCTAATAAATAAAAAAGGGAGCCTAAAGCTCCCAAATTCTAAATTCAAACTCATATATTAATTAATTTTCGAGACTACCTACTAATTTTTCAACTTCATCAAGGATTTTACCTGATTTGACAAGTTCCTTCATAGCATTATGGTCGTTAAACAAAGGTCTGTCAATATCGAGGAAATCAACATGCTCGCGAATTACTTCATGGGCGCGAGTAACACCTCTGCCATTGGTAAATTCTCTGAAGTCTAAGGCTTGAGCAGCTGCCATAAGTTCAATACCAATAATACCATAAGCATTATCGAGTATTTGACCATTTTTGATAGCAGTATTCATGCCCATCGAAACGAAATCTTCTTGGTCTGCAGCAGCAGGAATTGATTGAATTGATGCAGGATTTGACAATATTCTTTGCTCGACGATTAACATATCAGCAGTGTATTGACTTAGCATCATTCCTGAGAACATTCCCGCTCCCTTAGTCAAAAATGCCGGAAGCCCGACTGACAGTGCCGGATTGAGCAAACGATTTAAACGTCGCTCTGAAAGTACACATACGATTGTCAATGCCGCTCCTGCCATATCCATCGGCAATGAAACGGGTGTCCCTTGGAAATTAGCACCTGTAAGTGTAATATTATCTTCAGGTAAGAAAATAGGATTATCTCCAACTCCATTAAGTTCGACTTCAACTTGTTGGCGAGCATAATGACAAGCATCATGAACCGAACCGAGAACTTGCGGTGTAGAACGCATCGAATATGCATCTTGCACTTTAGTTTTCATCTTGCCGGTCATCAAATCACTTCCATCAAGGCATTTGCGGATTGCATTTGCTGAGCGAACTGCACCGACAAAGCCTCGCAATTGATGCAGACGAACGTCATAGGGCTTCATATTTGCCAATAATGCTTCAAGCGACATTGCAGCAGCTATTTCAGCATGTTTGATAAGGCGGTTATAGTCATATAATTGAATTGCAGACATTGCTGTCAACAAATTTGAACCATTAATCGTAGCCAATCCGTCACGAGCTTGTAATCCCGGGACGGGGATTCCGGCTTTTTCAAATGCAACAGACGTCGGCATTCTTTCGCCTTGGTAGAAAGATTCCCCTTCGCCCATGAGCGACAAAGCCATTTGGGACATTGGCGCCAAATCGCCACATGCACCTACGGAACCCTTTTGGCAAACAACAGGCGTTACGCCTTTATTCAGCATGTCAATCAAAGTAAGAGTGATTTCGGGGCGACATCCTGAATTGCCGTGAGCATGAACGTTTACGCGTCCTGCAATTGCTCCACGTACATATTCGATTGGAGTGGGGTCGCCAATTCCGGCGGCATGATTATAAATCAAATACTTTTGAAATTCTTTAATTTGCTCGTCATTTAGTACAATCTCAGAAAACTCGCCGATTCCGGTATTTACACCGTACATGATTTCGCCTTTTTTGACCTTATCTTCGAGCATAACACGACATTTTTTTATCAATTCAAGGGAATGCTCTCTTAGTTCGACTTTTTCGCCGAAACGACCTATTTGAACCATTTTCTCTATGGTTAGTCCTGACCCGTTTAACACGACAGCCATTTTATTCTCCAAACAATAACAAATAAATACAATTTTATGAATACAAAATTAACAAAAAAATTGCATTTATTGCGTTTTGAACGTGTATTATGCTACGATTTTACTATTTTTCGTACATCATGTCTATAAGATATGAATATTTGCTCTCTACAACATGTCTTTTAATGCTCATCTTAGGGCTTAACTCACCGCTATCAACGGTAAATGCCTCGGAAAGAAGTTGAAATTTGCGTACTCTTTCATACTTCGACAAATCCGATTGGTAAAAGTCTATATCCTTCTTAATGTGAGCTATGATTTTTTCATTTGCGATTAATTCAGTTAGATTGTTGTATTCAATGCCAAATTCGACCGCTAAATCCTTTAATTGGTCAAAATTGGGAGTAATTAACGCTGAAATGAATTCACGATTATCACCAATCAGAACGCAATGGTCAATAAATCGGCTTCTGCAGAGTAAATTTTCTATAGCCTGAGGAGCAATGTTTTTGCCACCTGAGGAAACGAAAATGTCCTTTTTGCGGTCAGTAATTTTCAAATTACCTTTCATTGTAAATTCACCAATATCACCTGTGTAGAGCCACCCTTCTTTGTCAATCGCAAGAGAAGTGCCAACCGGGTCATTCCAATAGCCTTTCATTATTGATGGTCCGCGAACAAGGATTTCTCCGTCGTCGGCAATTCGCAGTTCGAGATTGTCGAGAGGCTTGCCTACGGTACCGATTTCATTGTCTTTCGTAGTATTGTTTGCGACTATTGGTGATGCTTCTGTCAATCCATATCCTTGGACGACGCGAATGCCACAAGCATGAAAAAATATTTCTACATCTTCGCTAATCGGTGCACCGCCTGAGATAAATTTGTTCATACGACCGCCCAATTTAGCTCGAATTTTCGAGAAAACTAATCTATCAACAATTTTATATTTCAAATTTAACATTGGATTGATTTTACCTTCTTGGTCAGTCAAAACTTTGCGATAGCCGATGTCAATAGCTTTTTTGAATATAAAACGTTTAGAACCTGATTCCTTTTCCATCGAAAGAAAAATCTTTTTCTTCACAGTTTCTAATAATTTGGGCACAGTTGTCATCATTGTCGGCTTGATTTCCTGTATATTCGTAGCGACTGTTTCGACAGATTCAGCCAATGCAATCAGTGAACCGCACGAAAACAATGCCAAAAACCCACCCGTGCGCTCGTAAGTATGGCAAAGTGGCAAATATGAAAGTTGAATATCTTGAGATAAATCGCCAATAGATTCCAAAACTGCTTCAATGTTTGATAAAATATTTTTGTGAGTGAGCATGACGCCCTTTGGTTTGCCCGTTGTTCCACTCGTATAAATCAATGTAAGCAAATCGTCGGACTGAATAGCTGTCGCTTTCTGCAACAAATGCTCATGTCTGGCTTCGTCACTTTTGATTTTGCCTCCGCGTTCCTCCAACTCCTTCATAGATTTTACATATAATTCGTTAGAATCATAATCATCATTCATCACAATGACATGTCGAAGAGAGGCTACATTGTCTTTGAATTGCAAAATTTTCGAAAGTTGAAATTGATTTGACACAATCACAGCCGAAACTCCGCAATCAGTAAAGATTTCCTCTTCTTGCTTTGCGGAAAGAATCGGGAAAAGCGGCACATCTATAGCACCAATCAAATTGATTGCAAAAGATACGATTATCCATTCAATTCGATTTTCCGAAATCAAGCCAATGCGGTCACCTTTGTGGAAACCTAATTCCAGCAATCCGAGAGCAAGTTTTTCAACTCTGTCTTGAAGTTCACCATAAGTTAATGCTTGATACTCTCCCTCTGATTTGTACAAGAAAGCAGTCTTCTCAGAAGAATGATAGCGAACGGTCTGAAAAAACATATCGGGAATATTTTTGTATTTCATGAGAATACCTCAATCAATGTTGGAAATTTGACACCAAACTATATTGTTAGACCTAAGACGTATATCGCAACACTAAAGTAAATTATGATGCCGGTAAAGTCAATCAAAGTTGCCATAAAAGGACTCGAGATTACCGCCGGGTCGAGATTGAGCTTATCAATAAGGAGCGGCAATAAGCTACCGACGATATTTGCCCAAATCACCATCACCAACATCGAAAATCCCACAACGATTGCAATATTAAAGCTATCAGTTTCGACAAATAAGCCCCTGATAAATGCTATCACGCCAAGTGTAAGCCCCAAAAGCAAACCCACAACTATTTCCTTGTTCAAAACTTTTAGAACGTGCGAAAAGGATAGCCCGTCAACGGCAATACTTCGGATAATCAAAGTAGCCGATTGAGTGCCCGAATTACCCGCAGTCCCGATTAGCAAGGGCAAAAATATTGACAATGTGATAAGTTGCTCCAAAACGCCTTGATAATGTGCGATTGCTTGTGCAGTTAAAAAATTTGCAAATAGCAAAGCAATGAGCCACGGCACGCGTTTCGACCATAATTTGAAAATACTCGCAGAAATATAACTTTGCTCGACCGGATTGATACCACCGATTTTTTGAAAATCTTCCGTTACCTCTTCTTCGGATATGTCCATGATGTCGTCAAAAGTTACAATCCCGACGATTACACCCTGGGAATCAACCACAGGCAAGGCAGGCAAGTCATACCTTTCGAGAGTTTTGACGGCAATTTCCTGGTCGTCGAAAGCGGAAATCGAAACCATGTTGTAGTCCATCAAATCGGATACGAGCTTGTTCTCGTCGGCTAAGATTATGCTGCGCAATTTGATGTCATCGAGCAATTTCCCTGCACGGTCAGTCACATAGACACGATTAATCGTTTCGCTGTCTTTGCCGAATTTGCGAAGGTGATGCAAAGCCTTTTTGATAGTCCAATGAGAGCGAATCGCCACGAAATCCGGCGTCATTCGGCGACCGATACTATCATCGGGATAACCCAACAATTGCCGTGCTTCTTGCAAATCCTCAGGGCTTAGCAAATTCATCAGACGAGTAGTAACCTTTGCCGGAAGCTCCTCGAGCAAGTCAGTTCTATCATCCGGAGGCAAATCCGCCAAGAGCTGACGCGTTTCTTGGTCGGTCAGTTCATGAAGAAAAGCATCTTTTTGTGTGCTATCCAAATGCGAAAAGACTTCCGCCGACAATTCTCGTGGCAAAGCACGGAAAATCAGCACACGGTCTGACTTTTCGACATCCAAAAACAGCTCTACAATTTCGGGAGCGGGCCAAGAAGACAGTACCACTTTGAGGTCTGTCCAATTTCTTGTCCCAATCAACTCTTTGATTTCGGGTTTGAGTAACTCTTTTAGCATTTAGCTCCCTGATTGTGAATTACCAAAGCTCAAATTTAACAATAATATGCAACATATCATAGTCTTATCAACGAAAGAAAATAAATTTTTACTTTTCATTTGGTTTATTTGATGAGTATAGTTATTTTTGTAGTTCTAAAATAATTGTAAATTGATATTGGGTTGAAATGGCGCACCATAAATCGGCATTAAAGAGAATGAGACAATCTCGCAAATTGAGATTGTACAACAGACAGTTCAAGAAAGCTACTAAGTTAGCGATTAGAGCAGTACGCGAAGCTACGGATTTTGACGTAGCAGTAGTAAAATTGAGCGAAGCTACCAAAATTTTGGATAGAGTTGCAGCAAAGGGCATTTTGCACAAAAATAACGCTGCGAACAAGAAATCGAAATTGGCGAAATTTGTCAGCAAGCTCAAGCCGGCTGCTGAATAAATAGACATACAAGCGCCCTTAGCTCAATTGGATAGAGTATCTGACTACGGATCAGAAGGTTAGAGGTTCGACTCCTCTAGGGCGTACTCATTCCAAGATTTCTTATCTCAAAACCCTGACTATGTCAGGGTTTTTCTTTTTTGTCAAAAAAAACGTGCCTTAAACGTGTCTTATTATTCGTGTTTTCTCGTTCCGTCTTTGTTCTAATTTAGTGTATCGTCAATAATTACAAAGACGACTGTAATTCAGATTCATCCCTATTCGTCAATTATAACAACTGACGGGACATGAGCTTTGTAGCGTTGCTCCATATAATAATGTTCAGGAAATTCATCACGACCATAAAAACCGAATATTTCATAATTATGACTTTCGAGTGAATCAATATGAGCTTGATAATATGCTCGAATCAAGCTATCGCTTTTTCCTGTTACAAAATTATAACCCGCAGGAGTTGCAATACGGCAATAATTGATGCCTATATCTCTATTCCCGTGATAAGTCACTTCTATATCAATGCTCTGGATATTAGGTGCGTCATCTTTAGTTTTCAATAAAGGGTTTAATTCTTCATCACCATTACAAATAAATTCAGCATTTATCGTAATATCTTGCCTTCCAGTATTTACAAAAAAAGCACTATCGGGTAACATTCTATTAGTAATATATATTGTATTGCCAATTATTGGTAAATCTGTCATTTTCATTGCAAATCCTCTATCTTCGATGTATTTCAACCTAACTGTATCATTTAAAGTTGTTTTAGGAGGGTAGCTAAATTTGATATAGTTATATTCAGTTGTGATAGAGTCAATTCTCGTAACATATGGTAACTTAATTGACAAGACGACATCATCGTCGTTAGCCGATTCGTTTATATTCAAACGACGCATATTAATCGAAAAAATCCATCTTCTTCCATTCATTGTATCTTGAGCAGGGCTTGAGTTCCCACTAAAGAAATAGAATTTATCATTAATCCACGTATTCCCGAGGACAACAGCATTAATGAGATTAGTAGAATCCTTATATAGTTTGTAAATTGTACTGTTCGGATTATTGATTACTTGTGCCGAATCTCGAATATAGCTGAATCCAAATACAGTCCTTGTTGTATCAGCGGCTTGATAAATAAATTCTCCTTGCCGGTTTTCAGGTATATACAAAGTAGGGCGATATTGAAAACCACGACATTCGTGCTTACCACCAAACCAAATGTATTTCATCGAATAACCTGAATCGGCAATATTAGGGAACGACGACACTCTGCCTAAAGTAGAACCCCACTCATTCCTTGGTCTATGTCCATGATTCATATTGAATTTCAAGGCTTGCAACATCCGAGAATGACCTTCCCATTGAGTGCTGATTATAAAATTACTTTGTTGAAAATGTGCTTTATTTAATGCTTGATTTGTATAATTCTGACCATTTGCAATATATGAAAAATTCAATGGGCTTGGTTCGCTGTCTTGTGCAGACAATCTAATAGTTACAAAAAGTAACGCTGATAAAATTATTAATGTTTTCATCTTATTTCTCCACAATAATTTTAACTGATTCGTTAAATTCTTTTGAAGAAATCTTACAAAAGTAAACACCAGTTGGAATTGCCTTTGTATCCCAATCAAAGCTGTGCTGCCCCGATTCAAGAAAACCTGTATGCAGTTTGCGGATTATCCTTGAGTTAACGTCGCTTATTTCAACATTAGTTAGCCCGGATTTTGGCAAATTGAAACTAATTTTTATTGAATTAGTTCCCGGATTTGGGGATGCAGTAAGGCTTTGTTTGAATGGTTCATATATGCTTGTAGTATTAATCGGTTTGAGTAAGACCATATCCCTCAATCGTGCACCACAAATTTTATCAATTACCGGATTATAATCAATTGATGTCGGACGTATTCCATCGTATAGAAATACCGCCTTTTTAGCAGGAAGTTCCCAGCCATCTAAACGGTTATAAGTCCAAATTCCATTACCTGAAAATACATGAGAATTTTCAGTAAAAATTACAGATTCTGCATGATACCAACGCGTACTAATGTCAGTAATTAGTCTTCTTTCGGCAATATCCCAAATCTTTACTTGATAGCTATCACTACAAGTAGCCATCATAGTACCATCAGGTGAGAAGGCCACATATTTTGTAACAGACATATCCTTATGTCCCCAAAAAGCCCCGTAAGTATCCCAAGTACCGGAGTTGTACAATATAGTTCCAGTTTCACTTTCAACATCATTAGTAAATGGGACATATGTTATAGCTAAAAATCTACCATCGTCCGAAAACTTAATTGTATGTAATTTTGTTGGAGCTTGTGGTGTGAATGTCGTTATTTTTTCGTAAGTATTTACATCCCAAATATGAATCGCACTGATAGATTCACTTATTTGAGAATCATAAATTCTATACCATACATAAACGGCAATGTAACGCTCGGATACAGTCAACGCCATACAATCTGGTATATTCCAAGGTTCATATCCTGCATCTAAGGTTTTAATTAGTTCCCCGGTCTCAGTATCCCAAACATGAATAGTATTTCCTGTATCAGCCGCGAAAAGCCTTCGTCCGTCGTTTGAAATATCCATATTTTCGCTATATGTGTTATATGTCAGTTTGAATCCTTCGTATTCCCTCAGAATGTCGCCATTTTCCGTAAGTAGTTTCATTGGTTTGAACCCTTTGGACAGCACATAAATATATTGTCCATCAGGGCTAAACTTAACTGTACTTATCTCACCCCCAATGTGCTTTTTCCACAC from Candidatus Kapaibacterium sp. carries:
- a CDS encoding homoserine dehydrogenase produces the protein MERNEIKIGLFGFGCVGQGLYDILQQTPGFKAEIVKICCRNSEKSRPLGNEYFTFDKNDLLNNPDINVIVELIDDADAAKEIVVGALKNGKAVVSANKKMISENFEELINLQNKLQTPLLYEAAVCGSIPILRNLEEYYDNDLLKSIQGIVNGTTNYILTEMISNKISFNTALAAAQTQGYAESDPTMDVEGFDAKYKLHIIMAHAFGLVVDPANIINIGITQINEFDIKYATEKGLKIKLVAHAIKLKGNKIIALVIPEFVDSSNELYQVDGVFNGIVTENTFVNKNFFVGKGAGSFPTASAVLSDLSALSYNYKYEYKKRFQAPDFQYTDDHLIEIYLRYNQINFNNSLFDEIIEEYKSRHNNYVIGKISIKALKQLINNHKSEYSVILKNINP
- a CDS encoding pirin family protein produces the protein MEKIIHRAEDRGIANHGWLEAAHSFSFASYHDPSKVRFGLLRVLNDDIVHPAKGFGSHPHDNMEIITIPLKGALAHKDSMGNASVIRENEVQVMSAGSGIMHSEYNHSEDEKINLLQIWIFPNQRDVEPRYQQKVFSPDDRINKFQEMVSPNPEGPGVWIYQNAWLNRVTLTHNSELTYKMNDNANGLYIFNIEGITVIADETLKKRDAIGITNLEEVKLFSESGSELLLLEVPMRQ
- a CDS encoding aromatic amino acid ammonia-lyase, which translates into the protein MAVVLNGSGLTIEKMVQIGRFGEKVELREHSLELIKKCRVMLEDKVKKGEIMYGVNTGIGEFSEIVLNDEQIKEFQKYLIYNHAAGIGDPTPIEYVRGAIAGRVNVHAHGNSGCRPEITLTLIDMLNKGVTPVVCQKGSVGACGDLAPMSQMALSLMGEGESFYQGERMPTSVAFEKAGIPVPGLQARDGLATINGSNLLTAMSAIQLYDYNRLIKHAEIAAAMSLEALLANMKPYDVRLHQLRGFVGAVRSANAIRKCLDGSDLMTGKMKTKVQDAYSMRSTPQVLGSVHDACHYARQQVEVELNGVGDNPIFLPEDNITLTGANFQGTPVSLPMDMAGAALTIVCVLSERRLNRLLNPALSVGLPAFLTKGAGMFSGMMLSQYTADMLIVEQRILSNPASIQSIPAAADQEDFVSMGMNTAIKNGQILDNAYGIIGIELMAAAQALDFREFTNGRGVTRAHEVIREHVDFLDIDRPLFNDHNAMKELVKSGKILDEVEKLVGSLEN
- a CDS encoding long-chain fatty acid--CoA ligase, with product MKYKNIPDMFFQTVRYHSSEKTAFLYKSEGEYQALTYGELQDRVEKLALGLLELGFHKGDRIGLISENRIEWIIVSFAINLIGAIDVPLFPILSAKQEEEIFTDCGVSAVIVSNQFQLSKILQFKDNVASLRHVIVMNDDYDSNELYVKSMKELEERGGKIKSDEARHEHLLQKATAIQSDDLLTLIYTSGTTGKPKGVMLTHKNILSNIEAVLESIGDLSQDIQLSYLPLCHTYERTGGFLALFSCGSLIALAESVETVATNIQEIKPTMMTTVPKLLETVKKKIFLSMEKESGSKRFIFKKAIDIGYRKVLTDQEGKINPMLNLKYKIVDRLVFSKIRAKLGGRMNKFISGGAPISEDVEIFFHACGIRVVQGYGLTEASPIVANNTTKDNEIGTVGKPLDNLELRIADDGEILVRGPSIMKGYWNDPVGTSLAIDKEGWLYTGDIGEFTMKGNLKITDRKKDIFVSSGGKNIAPQAIENLLCRSRFIDHCVLIGDNREFISALITPNFDQLKDLAVEFGIEYNNLTELIANEKIIAHIKKDIDFYQSDLSKYERVRKFQLLSEAFTVDSGELSPKMSIKRHVVESKYSYLIDMMYEK
- the mgtE gene encoding magnesium transporter; the encoded protein is MLKELLKPEIKELIGTRNWTDLKVVLSSWPAPEIVELFLDVEKSDRVLIFRALPRELSAEVFSHLDSTQKDAFLHELTDQETRQLLADLPPDDRTDLLEELPAKVTTRLMNLLSPEDLQEARQLLGYPDDSIGRRMTPDFVAIRSHWTIKKALHHLRKFGKDSETINRVYVTDRAGKLLDDIKLRSIILADENKLVSDLMDYNMVSISAFDDQEIAVKTLERYDLPALPVVDSQGVIVGIVTFDDIMDISEEEVTEDFQKIGGINPVEQSYISASIFKLWSKRVPWLIALLFANFLTAQAIAHYQGVLEQLITLSIFLPLLIGTAGNSGTQSATLIIRSIAVDGLSFSHVLKVLNKEIVVGLLLGLTLGVIAFIRGLFVETDSFNIAIVVGFSMLVMVIWANIVGSLLPLLIDKLNLDPAVISSPFMATLIDFTGIIIYFSVAIYVLGLTI
- the rpsT gene encoding 30S ribosomal protein S20 translates to MAHHKSALKRMRQSRKLRLYNRQFKKATKLAIRAVREATDFDVAVVKLSEATKILDRVAAKGILHKNNAANKKSKLAKFVSKLKPAAE